The following nucleotide sequence is from uncultured Draconibacterium sp..
TTATTCAGGTACTAGAGCGTCTACAACTGGTAACATGCAGTTATATAGTGTTATAATTACAAAAGAACCATTGAAAAAAGAAAAACTGTTACCCTTGCATTTTAATCAGCCTACTGCCAAAAATGCTCCGGTTCTTTTAACGTTTGTTGCCGATTTTAACCGATTCACAAAATGGTGTGAATATCGAGATGCAAAGCCTGGTTATAATAATCTGATATCGTTTACAAATGCTCTGATTGATACAATTCTTGTTGCACAAAATGTATGTATTGCCGCCGAAAACAACGGATTGGGCATTTGTTACCTAGGGACTACTGCCTATAATGCAAAAGAACATATTGAAGTTTTAAAACTCCCACATCTAACATATCCTGTTACTACTATAGCTCTGGGGTACCCCGAAGAAATTCCGGCTTTAACCGATAGAATACCTTTAGATGGAATAATACATAACGAGGAGTATTGTGATTACGATGAGGATAAGATAAACGAATTATACGCCTTTAAAGAAGCTCTGGCGTCATCTGAAGAGTTTGTAAAAGAAAATGGAAAGGAAACTTTAGCGCAAGTATTTACAGATGTAAGGTATAAAAAGACAGATAACGAGTTTTTCTCAAAGAAAATGCTGGAGACATTAATAGCTCAGGGATTTCTAAAAGATTAATCTGCCGTAAACTGGTTTATATACTTAAAAAAGTCGGAGCGATAACTATTACCAATTGGCAGTTTTTCGCCATTAATTGCAACAATGTTACCTTCAACAGAATCAATCTTGTCAACCGAAATAATAAATGACTTGTGAGTTCGGTAGAATTGTTTCTGCGGAAGCAAAGCATGTATCTTTTTCATCGATAGGTTGGTTATGTACTTCCCATCGCTTACATGAACTTTAATATAATCTCCAAGACCTTCGATATAAAGAATCTCAGAGAATTTTATTTTTACCGTTTTTTTGTTCGATTTTATAAATAAAAAATCACTGTCTGTTTTGTCTTCTTGCTCTTTTTCAGCCCTGCTTTTTAGCCAGTAAAGTTCTTCAGCTTTTACAAAGGCTTTAAAAAACCGTTCAAATGAGAATGGTTTCTTTAGATAATCGATAGCATTAAGCTCGTAACCCTCTAGGGCATATTCTGAATACGCCGTTGTAAATATAACCAGCAGATCTTTTTTCAAATTCTTAAGAAATGATATACCTGAAAGTTTTGGCATATTTATGTCTAGAAAAAGAAGATCAACCTGGTTCTGATGCAAAAACTCCTGAGCGCAAATCGCATCATTACATGCTCCAATAATCTCAAGTGAAGGAATTTTAAGAGCGTATTGTTTTATAACATTTTGAGCGAGGGGTTCATCATCGATTATTAAAGCTTTAATTGGCATGATGTTTTAGTTTAAGTCTTAAATGAACAGAGTAGGTTAATTCTTCCTGTTTAATAACAAGTTGATATTCGTTAGAGCGATAAAGATGTTTTAGTCGTTGCTTAACATTTCTGATTCCAATTCCTGAGTTTTTGGTATCATAATTTTCGGGCACTGAATAGTTGTTTTGAAGATCAAAATTAAGCCATTCATCGTCGATAGTAAACGAGATGGTAATGTAATCATTCTCTGTTCCCGGTAAGCCATGTTTAAACGCATTGTCAATAAAAGGTTCGAACAGAAGCGGAGCAATGTATGAAGAGCTTACGATATCAGGTTTTTGGTAGTTGATAGCCGTGTTTTCAGTAACTCTGATCCGCTGCAATGCAATGAAATTATCAACGAATTCAATTTCTTTCGACAAACGGATAAAATTGTCTCTCGATTCGTAAATAATGTGTCGCATCAAGTCAGATAAGCGTAAAATTAAATCGGGTACTTTATCGGAATGAATTAGTGCAAGCGAATAAATATTATTAAGTGAATTAAAAAGGAAGTGCGGATTTAACTGCCCTTTTAACGATTTTAGTTCTGCCTCGAGTTTCTCTTTTTCTGTTTTTGCCAGTTTGTAATTTAAGTCTTGTAGCGAAAACCAATCTTTAACCAGTTTTAAAAAGGTGGTTACGCCCACATAAAATAAGGTGGCAAAAAAGAATGCCGAATGCGTTTCGGTACTTAACGATTGCAGTTGCTCCGAAACCTCAAGAAAGTGACGTAAAGGATAAACGATTAAAAACTGAACCAACAGACTGCTGACTGAAATAAGAACTACCAGCCAAAAAATGTAATATATGTATTGTTTCTGCGTGAGAAATCGGGGAATTAATATATTCAGATTTAAATAAACACCAACGGCAAATCCAATATTAATAACGACTGACTTTGCAATTGTAGTTAAACTGAATTCGCGGCTGTATATAAAAAACAGAAAGCACAGGAAAATAATGCTGGCCATCCAAAACAGAATGTGACCGATTATTTTATTTCGTTTATTTAGCAGGTGCTTTTGCATTTAAATTCTGTCTCGTTTTAAGAAAATCTTTTTTAAATAATAAAGTACCGGATTCTTATATTTCAGGTTTTTCCAGGGGCGACTTGAGTGAGGCAGGTGCAAAACACGAACTCCTTTCGCCAGGTAGTTGTTATAACCAATTTTTTTCGATTGGCGACTGATAAAAACATCAAACCAATCTTTATCTTCGGCAAGTTCTTTAAAGCTAAATTCTTTAAGAAAAGGGATGGTTAAAAGAGTACAACAAAAACTTAAACTGTGCGAAGTATTTAGTGTGTCATCGCTTTTATGTTTTTCAAAGTTGTACGGAAAATTGTAATCCCCGTTTTCGTCTACGGTAATAGCACCAACTAAACCAGCCTTTTGTTCATCGTTCATTATTTTTATTAACGATTGAATCGTATCTTTTTCAATCACAACATCCGATTCTATAATTATCAGCGGAACATTTGCGTCTAAAGCAAGTTGCTGCGATTTTTGAAGCACTATTTTGTAATTTGGCGAGGGAGTATCGGTAATATCCTCCAAATGAACAACCGTAAAACCCTTCTGCTTTGCCGATAAATCCAGGTAGTCTTTTGTTTCCGGTTGACTAAAGTCATTAAATACATAATACGAAAAATCGCCATCAGCATTCATAATGGCATCAATTGTACGTTTTGTTGTGTGTAATGAATCTTTTACCGGAGTAATTACAATAGCTTCTGACATTGTTGTTAATATTGAAATGCCAAAGTTAATTAAATTATCTTCCTTTAAATAATTGTACGCTGCTTTTGAAGGGGCCTGATAAGGTAAAACTGCATCGCCAATACAAGTTATTTAAACTTATGTATCAAAAATTCTAAATCAACGCAACAACGGGTATTGTAAGCATTAAAAAATACTTTAAAACTTATGGTAGAATCGGCTACTTAATTACCTTTGCTTAAGGTTAACAAGAAAAGAAATGCTGTATGAGTAATGCTGTTCAGACTGAAAAGGAGTTCTCGATCGACATGATTCCGGAACCCGAAAACCTGGAAGAAATTGTATTTTCCTTAATGGTGAATCCAAACTTATCAACTATAAATTATTTTAATGATTTTAGCGATCAGGGAATTTCTCCCGAATCGATAGGTGAAAGTGAAACCGACGAAATCGGAATCTTTGAGTTGGATGGAAATGGTACCCGCATGGCAATGAGTACACATGCTTTTCACCACCATCTGGAGAGCGATCCGCAAAAAGCCACTGAAATATTGATATCGCGCGCAACGCGAAAAATGTTGTGCTTTGGAGCGCAGCCGTTTGCTGTAAGTGCTTTTTTATATCATATTGATTTTGCCGATCCGAACGGGCAATTTATAGCTTCAGGAGCAAAAAAGGGCCTGGAAAATGCTGCTGAAAAGTTTGGCCTGAAAATTAGTGACCGTAAAATTCGTTTCGATCATTTTTCGGAGCATGGTCCGGTGCCGCCAACCATAATTATTAGTATTATGGCGCAAATACCCGAAGGGCGAAACCTGATTACACATAGTTTTAAAAATAAAGGCAATCATATTTTTGTTATTGGCAGATCGCTGGATGACATAAATTCTTCAGAGTACCTCGAGTTTTATCATGGCATCTCTGAGTCGGCTTTGCCGGCTTTTAATATCGAGAATGAAATAGCAGTGCAAAAAGCAATAAAGGAGTTAAGTGATAAAGATCTAATCGAAAGCGCTAGTCCTGTTGGTAAAGGAGGACTGTTTTTTACTTTGTTGCGTGCTGCAATTCCAAACGAGTTAGGTTTCGATATTACTTCTGATGCCGAAACAAGAAACGACGCCTTTTTATTTGGAGAAGCAATGGGCCGATTAATGGTTGGTGTAAATCCGGATAAAGAAGACGAATTTGTTGATGCGATGTCTGAATTGAACGTTCCATTCTTTACCTTAGGTCACGTTACAAAAGGCGAAATCAGAATCGACGATCAATCGTTAGGTTACATTGATAAAATGACTGTTGGATCTTAATGGCAGCGCTTCCCTATAAACAATCAAAACAATCCAAAAAAGGTCAGGTAGAGGAGATGTTCGACAATATCTCCCCTCGTTATGATTTGCTGAACCATTTGTTATCATTAAACATTGATAAGATTTGGCGAAGAAAAACCATAAATAAACTGAGACCTTACCAACCGAAAACTATTCTTGACATTGCAACAGGAACAGGTGATTTTGCTATTGCAGCATTAAAGCTTGGCGATGTGAATATAACGGGAATCGATATCTCGGAAGGGATGTTGAATGTTGGACGAGAGAAAATAAAAGTAAAAAAACTGGATAAGCAGATTCGGTTTAAACGTGCCGACTCGGAAGATTTGCCTTTTAACGAGGGCGAATTTGATGCTGCTATTGTTGGATTTGGAGTGCGTAATTTTGAGAATCTTAAAAAAGGTCTTTCCGAAATACAACGTGTTTTAAAACCTGGAGGTGTATTCTTCGTTCTTGAGTTTTCGAAGCCGGTAAGTTTTCCGTTTAAACAGATTTATATGTTTTATTTTACGCGTATTTTGCCTTTAATTGGCAGAATGGTGTCGAAGGATAGTAGTGCATACACCTATTTGCCGGAATCGGTAAATGAATTTCCTGACGGTGACAGATTTTTAGCTATTTTAGCCGATGTTGGGTTTGTTCAAAATGAATGCTATCGGCAAACTTTTGGAATCGCCTCAATTTACAAGGCACATAAACCCAACAATTAAAAACAGAACAAACAATAAATTATTCGTTTTTTTGTTTTTCATAAAAGCAACATTAAGAAGGTGAAGAAAGTTTTAATCTCAATCATATTGCTTATTGTAAGTTGTAGTGTTTTTGCCCAAAAGCAAAAAATTAATTACTTAACAACTTTCGATGATAAGCTTTTCCATTTTGGTTTCACCATCGGAATGAACACCCTCGATTTTAATGTTGTGAATTATAATCCGATTGGTGAAAATCCAAATTTCACTCCATCGCCTGAAGACCAGATTTACTGGGATACTGATATTCGTTCAGATGTTGCTACACTAATTCCAGGTTTTACAGTTGGCATTGTTACTAGTATGCGTTTGTCGAAAGATTTTAACTTGCGTTTTTTGCCCGGGCTGTCATTTGGCGAACGTCAGTTAACATTTAACCGGCCGGTGAAAGACATTAATGTTTACGAAGAAGATCTATCTTATTATACAATTCGTTCCACTTTTCTTGATTTTCCGGTATTGTTAAAATACAAAGCCCGGCGAATTAATAACGACCGACCCTACGTAATTTTTGGTGGAGCATACCGACATGATATTTCCAGAACAGCGCAGGAAGATTTGATAAAATTAAAAAGCGGAGGTCTTTATGCCGAAGTTGGTGGTGGTTGGGATCATTACTTTGCGTTTTTCAGGTTTTCGGTGGAGGCTAAATTCAGTTTTGGCTTAAACAATCAGTTGGGCGACCTTCCTGCACCGACACAACGTTTATACTATGCGCAGTCGATAAAAGATTTGCGTTCGAAGATTTTTACGCTTTCATTTCATTTTGAATAGGCTCGTCTAAATTCAGAACAAATTATGGCTGTTGCTACCGAAACATTTAGCGATTCAGCTTTAATTGTATTCTCTGAAAAATTAGGAATACTCAGCCTGTTGCTAATTTGCTTTTCAACGTTTGGTCGTATACCATTTCCTTCGTTTCCCATAACAATTACAGCTTGTTTAGGCAGTTTCTGCTGGTAAATATTGTCACCATTCATAAATGCTCCAAATACTGGAATTTTTGCCTTTTGAGCTAAGACTGCAAGATCGTCAAAGGCACATTCATTCAAATTTATACGATTGAAAGATCCCATACTGGCTTGTATTACTTTTGGATTGTAGAGATCAACGGAATCGGGAGAACAGAAAATATTTTGTATTCCGTACCAATCGCAGATTCGTAGAATTGTTCCCAAATTACCCGGATCCTGAATACCGTCGAGGTAAACTGATAAACCATCTGGTAACGAAACGGGCATTTTTTGCTTGCCAGGAATATAACAAACAGCCAGGCTATTTTGAGGATGTTGCAAGAGGCTAACTTTTTTTAATTCAGTAGCATCTGTTTCAATTATTCTTTCGGCAAAATTGTCTGCAATTTTATTCAGGTTTAAAAATTGACTGGTAACAATTAACAGCTTGATTTTTAGCTCCGATTCTATTGCTTCTTTAACCACCTTGTCTCCCTCAATAAGAAACAGATTTTCTTTGGAGCGGTATTTTTTTAAAGCCAGCGAATTAATAAGTTTTGTTGTACTTTTACCAATCATTTATTTTAGAACTGAATTTGAATAATATTTGAGGTAAAGTTACTGTTTCTAAAAAAACACTTGGTTATTTTTGTTGAATAAAAGTTGTAGGATTTGGCAGAGAAGTATTACAGTCAAAAAAAAATAGGAAACTTCAAGTGGATATTAGTTTTATCGGCAATGCTGCTTGCGTCGTGTTCGCAAACTCGCTTTGTGCCGGAGCAGGAATATTTGCTGCAGAAGGTGGAGCTTGAGATAGACAACCAGGATGTAAGCAAAGAAGAAGCCAAATCTGTTTTGCGTCAAAAAGAGAATTATAAGATTTTGGGTTTTATAAAGTTTTATTTGATGCTCTATAATATGTCGTCGAAAAAAAAATCAGACGACTGGCTAAAGCGGATTGGAGAGGCTCCGCAGTTATACGACAAAGTGATGGCCGATCGTTCGGCAGAACAATTGGAACGCTACATGGGGCAGCGTGGATATTACCAGGCACAAATAAACCAGGATGTTCAGTTTAATGAAAAGAAAAAAAAGGCCAAACTGAAATTTTCGGTCGAATCAGGAGACCAATATAAAATTCGAAAAGTAAATTATCACTTTGAAACCCCCGAGTTGCAAGCCATATTTTTTAACGACTCGGTAAATTACAGAATGCGGTCGGGAACTCCGTTTGATATTTATGAACTGGAAAAGCAGCAGAAAAGAATAGTTAATCTATATCAAAACAATGGTTATTACTACTTCTCTAACAACCAGGTTCGCTATCTTGCTGATACTACACTGTATAATAAAGAGGTAGTTCTCGACTTGTTTATTGGAGAGACACAAACAAGCCAGGTTGATAGTACGAAACTATTACAACCTTATTATCTCAATAAATTCTACTATTCGGTTATGCCCGGCAATACGCCCGTTACAGCCGGTCGTGAACATGCTTTTAATTTTTCTGATACTTTATTTTGGGATAATTCCATTTTATACGCCAACGACAAGATTTCTTATCCACCAGAACTTTTTATCCGTACAAACCAAATGCAAAGTGGTGGTTTGTATAATGTGAGCGAGGTTGAGAATACTTTTAATGCATTAAACCGGTTGAGGCAGTTTAGGTTTGTGGATATCCAGTTTGAAGAAACCTATCCTGGGCAAGACACAAATTTACTGGATTGTAATATTCGTTTAGCCCCATTAAATAAGCAATCAACATCGTTTGATATTGAGGGAACAAACACATCTGGAAATTTAGGGGTTGCCGGAAACATTTATTACCAACATCGGAACTTGTTTAAAGGGGCCGAAGTTTTTCAAGTGCGATTAAAAGGGGCTACCGAGCGACTTCACCGAACGGTTAACGATGGAACGGAAGCTTTTAATACCCGCGAGTTTGGAGTAGAATCGAGCCTGATGGTGCCGAAATTGTTGGGACCAGGAAAATATATAAAAAGTTTTGGCCGGTATTTGCCAAAAACCGTTTTTACTGCAGGTTATAACTACCAGCGCCGTCCGGAATATACGCGAACAATTACCAATTTTAAATTTGGTTACGATTGGAAAACCTCGCAAAACTACCAGCATATTTGGAATTTTCTGGATGTTAATGTTGTACGGTTGTATGAATTTGATGCTGGTTTTATTAACTCAATTCGCGATTTGTATATAAAAAGTAGTTTCACCGATCACCTGATCTTTGCAATGAACTACTCGCTGATTTTTAATAACCAACGACTGGCATCGAATAAACGATACACTTTTGCACGATTGAATATTGAATCGTCGGGCAACTTGCTTTATGGCTTGTCTGAACTAATGGGCAGAGATATAACTGTTGATCAGGATTCGGTTACAAATGAAACCTCGGAGTATTATAAGCTTTTCAATATTCGTTTTGCAGAGTATGTAAAAGCCGATATAGAATTGAGACGTGCCATAAGAATTGACCGGTACAACTCGGTAGTGGGAAGAGTTTTCGCAGGAGTAGGAATGCCATATGGAAATTCAAGAGTTTTGCCTTTTGAGAAACAATATTTTGCCGGCGGAGCAAACGGCATTAGAGCGTGGCAGGTACGCTCGTTAGGTCCCGGGACCTATAAACCCGAAGATGAGAATGCTTATCCTAACCAATCGTCGGATATAAAGCTGGAGGCTAACATTGAGTATCGTTATCGTCTTTTAGGATCGCTGGAAGGGGCGCTGTTTATTGATGCCGGAAATATTTGGGCAATAAACAACAACGATAACCGTGAGGGCGCAGTATTTAAAATAAATAAATTCTACAGGCAGTTTGCTGTAGGTACAGGAACCGGTTTCAGGTTCGATTTATCCTATTTTATATTAAGGGCCGATATTGGCATGAAATTACGTGACCCAGCTGCCATAAAAGGTGAACGCTGGATTATTGGCAACAGGGGAATAAAGGGAAATGATTTTACTTTTTCATTTGCCATAGGATACCCATTTTAAATCTTTCTAATTAACCACATTTCTTACCCCTTTTTTTCTCCGGATTGCTGGTTATGAATTATTTTTTTGCATTTTTGGGCCTTAAATTTTTACATATTGTTAGTTTTAGGGTAGTTCAGTTCTCAAAATATTAGTTTCTATGTCAAATCTTCCTTCGGGTAACCGCGATTCATTTAGTTCAAAATTTGGTGTGATAGCAGCTGCGGCCGGATCGGCAGTAGGATTAGGTAATATATGGAAGTTTCCGTATATAGCCGGAGTTTATGGCGGCGCGGCATTTTTGTTTGTATACCTTGCTTTTATTCTTGCAATCGGATTACCGGTTATGTTATCGGAATTGGTAATTGGTAGAAGCTCACAACGAAATGCATTTGGTGCATTTAAAGTATTGGCACCGGGCACCCCCTGGCGCTATGTCGGAATTTTAGGTGTTGCAGCAGCTTTTCTAATTCTTTCTTTTTACGGTGTTGTAGCCGGATGGAGTCTGCAATATATTTCACTTTCCATTCAGGACGGATTCCACAGTAAAAGTCCTGATGAAATAACTTCGTTGTTTAATACCTTAATTGAATCACCTATAAGGCCGGTAATACTTCAACTGATATTTATGGTGTTGAGTGCCGGAATTGTAATTATCGGGATTAAAAAAGGTATTGAAAAATATACTAAAATATTGATGCCGCTTTTAGTGGTTATCTTAATCTTTCTCTGTATAAAATCGGTAACGCTCGATGGCGCAAAGGCTGGCCTTGAGTTTCTGTTTAAACCCGATTTTTCGAAACTTTCGGCAGATGGTATTTTGAGTGCCTTAGGACACGCATTCTTTACACTGAGCCTTGGTATGGGAACTTTGATAACATATGGATCATACATAAAAAAAGATAATAACCTTGTTAATACGGTAATAAATGTAACGGTTGCCGATACCGTTATTGCAATTTTGGCAGGAGTTGCCATTTTTCCGGCTGTATTTGCTTTCGGAATTGCACCCAGCGAAGGGCCTGGTTTAATTTTTATTACACTTCCAAATGTATTTCACCAAATGCCCGGCGGATATATATTTTCCATCCTGTTTTTCATCCTTCTGTCGGTAGCAGCATTAACTTCATCTATTTCGATTTTGGAAGTTGTGGTTGCCTATTTTAAAGAAGAATTTAATATGGGTCGAAAGGCATCTACCATTTTGGCAACTATCCTCATTTCCATTTTGGGTGTATTATGTTCGTTGTCGATGGGTGTTTTATCACCATACGAATTTTTCGGATTAAATATCTTCGATCTGATGGATTGGATTTCAGCGAACCTGCTACTACCTATTGGTGGGATGTTTATTGCCTTGTTTGTTGGTTGGTATTTTGGGCGTAAAAAGGTTCAGGCCGAAGTTGCCCAGGGAGGAACTATGTCGGGTGCATTTTTATCTATTTTCATGTTTTTGGTTAAGTTTATTGCGCCAATCGCAATAGCAATTGTAATGCTGAATAAAATTGGCTTGCTAACCTTTTAAGGTAATCGGTTCTTCTTACTGGTAATATTTTAGGTAATATCCATGTTGTAAGACAACGTGACTCGCTGCCGGGCGCGATATATTCTACTTGTATACTCAATACTAATATTGTATTTTAGTAAACATGTTTTCAATCTATCCCGGATGCGATGAGAAAATCCTGGCTTAAAATAAAAACCGAATTTCTTTCTTACTCCCGAGGCGACCGTATGGGAATAATCGTATTATCAGTTCTAATTGTGGCTTTAATTGGTATAAGGTCTCTTTTAAATACAAAATCTCCCGATCCGGTATTAACACAACAGCAGTTTAAAGAGATACAACAACAATGGAATTTTGCATTGCAGGCGAACGAAAACACCTTGACGAAATCGTTGAGTCGGTTTAATTTTAATCCTAATACGATCGACGAGCGTGCCCTGGATTCTTTAGACTTGCCCGAGCAGATAAAGCGTAATATGATAAAGTATCGGGCCGCCGGAGGAAGTTTCAGCGCTAAAAATGATGTGAGAAAACTTTACGGAATGAATGATTCCATATTTCAGCAGATTGAGGCGTTCATAGTTCTTCCAATTAAGAATGAAAAAGTAAAATTGAAGAATGTTGAAAAAGCGGAGCTTGAAAAGCCTTCGGGTTTTTTCGATCCGAACAATGCAGGTGTAACAGAATTACAACGTTTCGGTTTTAGCTCCTATCAGGCAAATAATATTGTATCGTACCGTAACAGTGGTGGCAGTTACCAAAAGCCGGAAGATCTGTTGAAAATATATGGACTAGATTCGGCAACATATAACCAGATCGTTCCTTACATTAAAATTAAAGTTGTTGCAGAGCCGGAAAAAGAAACATCTGAAGAACTGTTTACTATTGAATTAAATAGTGCCGATACGATTGATCTTTTAAGGTTAAAAGGAATAGGACCGGTTTATGCGGGCAGAATTATCAAATACCGAAACCTTTTGGGAGGTTTTCACAACTCCTCGCAACTGCTGGAAGTGTATGGCTTTTCGGAAGAAATGTTTTCAGCAGTTCAATCATCAGTTACGGTTGACAGTACAACAATAAAACCCATTAGAATTAATTACGCCGAATTTGCAGAATTATTGAGGCATCCCTATTTTGATAAATCAAGCGTAAGCGCAATTTTAAATGAAAAGGATAGAAACGGACCAATAAAAAACTTAGCCGAGTTGGAAAAGCTTGAATTTATTGACGCTGAGTTTATTGATAAAGTAAGGCCATATGTTACCTGTCGTTAAAAAAGTAAAAACAATTTTTTCGCGATAGGAAATATTATTTTTTTGCTTTAAATTTGAAATACTATGAATTATTTCTAAATTTGCGCCTCAATTTTAAAAAATGTAAATCCGAAAGATATGATTATTATTCCGGTTAAAGAAGGCGAAAATATTGAAAGAGCTTTAAAAAGGTTCAAGAGAAAATTCGAGAAAACTGGCGTTATCAAAGAGTTACGCGATCGTCAGAAGTTCACCAAGCCTTCAGTAAGAAGAAGGGAAGAATTGAAAAAGGCAGCATACGTACAAGGTTTGCAGCAACAGGAAGACTAGAGTTTTCTTTGGGATTCCTGAATTATTAGTTTTAGATGGCCAATGAGTTATCAGGAATCGTTTATCAATTTTTTACAGTATGAGAAGAGGTATTCTCCTCATACGGTGAAAGCATATGAAAAAGACCTCGATCGGTTTGTGGAATTTTGCACAAAAATGGTCGGGGATTTTATTGTTAACGATGTTGACCTTAAGTTGCTACGTTCATGGGTAGTTGACTTAATGGAGCACGATTATAGTCCACGTTCGGTAAGTAGGATGATGACGGCAGTAAAGTCGTTTTATAATTATTTACTTCGCGAGCAGATTGTTGATACCAATCCGGCTGTAAATGTTCCGCTCCCAAAAGTCAGAAAAAAACTACCAAATTTTGTTGAAGAAAGTAATCTGAACCATTTATTAGATGATAATCTTTTTGACGATGGATTCCGGGGGAGAAGAGATAAGCTGATTATTTCGTTGTTTTACGGAACCGGCATACGGTTGGCGGAGTTGATTAACCTGAAAGATCGGGATTTTAACACGTCGGAATACCTTATAAAGGTGCTTGGAAAACGAAATAAAGAAAGGATAATTCCATATCCAAGAGAGATAAACCAATTGCTGGCAGATTACGTAGAAACAAGAAATGAAGAAATCGTAAACAATAGTGGCTATTTATTTGTAACGGAAAAAGGAAAGCAGATTTATGAAAAACTGGTTTATCGCGTTGTAAAAAGTAATTTGGCCAGGGTAACATCTCTTGAAAAGAAAAGTCCGCATGTTTTGAGGCACACCTATGCAACACATTTGTTGAATAACGGAGCCGATCTTAATGCAGTAAAAGAATTGCTGGGGCATGCAAATTTAGCAGCAACTCAAGTGTATACCCATACTACTTTCGAGAAACTGCAACAGAGTTATAAACAAGCCCACCCGCGTGGTGGTAAAAACGATTGATTATGGAAGTAAAAATTAATTCAGTGCATTTTAACGCCGACCAGAAGTTGGTGGAATTCGTAAACAAAAAAGTAAACAAACTGGATACTTTTTTTGATGGGATATTAAAGGTGGAAGTAACTTTAAAGGTTGCTAAACCCGAAGCAGCAAATAATAAAGTTTCTGAGTTAAAAGTTTCCATTCCTTCAAAGGAAAATCTATTCGCCAAAAAACAGGCAGATACATTTGAAGAAGCAACAGATTTAGCTATCGATGCAATTAAAAAACAGCTAGTTAAATTCAAAGAAAAATTGAAGAGTAAATAATAATTAAAATTTACAGTTTAAATTTTAGTTTTTTAAAATAATATTTTTACATTTGCACACCCTTTTTAGGGGCGTTCTGAAGACAGCTGAAAGTGTAGTGCTTTGCAGATATTTGAAGCTTTTGAAAAGATTTTTGAGTTTTGGCTTTCTGGAAAACTAAAA
It contains:
- a CDS encoding BamA/TamA family outer membrane protein; the protein is MAEKYYSQKKIGNFKWILVLSAMLLASCSQTRFVPEQEYLLQKVELEIDNQDVSKEEAKSVLRQKENYKILGFIKFYLMLYNMSSKKKSDDWLKRIGEAPQLYDKVMADRSAEQLERYMGQRGYYQAQINQDVQFNEKKKKAKLKFSVESGDQYKIRKVNYHFETPELQAIFFNDSVNYRMRSGTPFDIYELEKQQKRIVNLYQNNGYYYFSNNQVRYLADTTLYNKEVVLDLFIGETQTSQVDSTKLLQPYYLNKFYYSVMPGNTPVTAGREHAFNFSDTLFWDNSILYANDKISYPPELFIRTNQMQSGGLYNVSEVENTFNALNRLRQFRFVDIQFEETYPGQDTNLLDCNIRLAPLNKQSTSFDIEGTNTSGNLGVAGNIYYQHRNLFKGAEVFQVRLKGATERLHRTVNDGTEAFNTREFGVESSLMVPKLLGPGKYIKSFGRYLPKTVFTAGYNYQRRPEYTRTITNFKFGYDWKTSQNYQHIWNFLDVNVVRLYEFDAGFINSIRDLYIKSSFTDHLIFAMNYSLIFNNQRLASNKRYTFARLNIESSGNLLYGLSELMGRDITVDQDSVTNETSEYYKLFNIRFAEYVKADIELRRAIRIDRYNSVVGRVFAGVGMPYGNSRVLPFEKQYFAGGANGIRAWQVRSLGPGTYKPEDENAYPNQSSDIKLEANIEYRYRLLGSLEGALFIDAGNIWAINNNDNREGAVFKINKFYRQFAVGTGTGFRFDLSYFILRADIGMKLRDPAAIKGERWIIGNRGIKGNDFTFSFAIGYPF
- a CDS encoding sodium-dependent transporter — protein: MSNLPSGNRDSFSSKFGVIAAAAGSAVGLGNIWKFPYIAGVYGGAAFLFVYLAFILAIGLPVMLSELVIGRSSQRNAFGAFKVLAPGTPWRYVGILGVAAAFLILSFYGVVAGWSLQYISLSIQDGFHSKSPDEITSLFNTLIESPIRPVILQLIFMVLSAGIVIIGIKKGIEKYTKILMPLLVVILIFLCIKSVTLDGAKAGLEFLFKPDFSKLSADGILSALGHAFFTLSLGMGTLITYGSYIKKDNNLVNTVINVTVADTVIAILAGVAIFPAVFAFGIAPSEGPGLIFITLPNVFHQMPGGYIFSILFFILLSVAALTSSISILEVVVAYFKEEFNMGRKASTILATILISILGVLCSLSMGVLSPYEFFGLNIFDLMDWISANLLLPIGGMFIALFVGWYFGRKKVQAEVAQGGTMSGAFLSIFMFLVKFIAPIAIAIVMLNKIGLLTF
- the rpsU gene encoding 30S ribosomal protein S21 yields the protein MIIIPVKEGENIERALKRFKRKFEKTGVIKELRDRQKFTKPSVRRREELKKAAYVQGLQQQED
- a CDS encoding RNA methyltransferase; this encodes MIGKSTTKLINSLALKKYRSKENLFLIEGDKVVKEAIESELKIKLLIVTSQFLNLNKIADNFAERIIETDATELKKVSLLQHPQNSLAVCYIPGKQKMPVSLPDGLSVYLDGIQDPGNLGTILRICDWYGIQNIFCSPDSVDLYNPKVIQASMGSFNRINLNECAFDDLAVLAQKAKIPVFGAFMNGDNIYQQKLPKQAVIVMGNEGNGIRPNVEKQISNRLSIPNFSENTIKAESLNVSVATAIICSEFRRAYSK
- a CDS encoding helix-hairpin-helix domain-containing protein, which codes for MRKSWLKIKTEFLSYSRGDRMGIIVLSVLIVALIGIRSLLNTKSPDPVLTQQQFKEIQQQWNFALQANENTLTKSLSRFNFNPNTIDERALDSLDLPEQIKRNMIKYRAAGGSFSAKNDVRKLYGMNDSIFQQIEAFIVLPIKNEKVKLKNVEKAELEKPSGFFDPNNAGVTELQRFGFSSYQANNIVSYRNSGGSYQKPEDLLKIYGLDSATYNQIVPYIKIKVVAEPEKETSEELFTIELNSADTIDLLRLKGIGPVYAGRIIKYRNLLGGFHNSSQLLEVYGFSEEMFSAVQSSVTVDSTTIKPIRINYAEFAELLRHPYFDKSSVSAILNEKDRNGPIKNLAELEKLEFIDAEFIDKVRPYVTCR